One window of Sulfurospirillum sp. 1612 genomic DNA carries:
- the dnaK gene encoding molecular chaperone DnaK, which produces MGKVIGIDLGTTNSCVAVYEHGDSKVIPNKEGKNTTPSIVAFTDKDEVLVGDTAKRQAVTNPKRTIYSIKRIMGLMSDEEKAEEAKKRLPYEIVNRNGACAIEVDGKVYTPQEISAKVLMKLKEDAESYFGEEVTDAVITVPAYFNDSQRKATQEAGTIAGLNVLRIINEPTSAALSYGLEKKEAEKIVVYDLGGGTFDVTVLETGDSVVEVLATGGDAFLGGDDFDNRLIDYLASEFKNENGIDLKQDVMALQRLKEAAENAKKELSSSTETEVNLPFITADASGPKHLVKKITRAKFESMIEDLVEETITKIQEVVKESGLDKNEVKEIVLVGGSTRVPLVQEKVKAFFGKDLNKSVNPDEVVAIGAAIQGAVIRGDVKDVLLLDVTPLSLGIETLGGVMTKLIEKGTTIPVKKTQVFSTAEDNQSAVTIHALQGEREFAKDNKSLGQFNLENISPAPRGVPQIEVAFDIDANGILTVSATDKATGKAQEIKITGSSGLDEKEIEKMVKDAELHKEEDEKRKVAVEARNQADALAHQTEKSLSEMGDAVDAGEKAKIEAALKDLKDVLANDSATKEQIDEKVKALTEVSHKLAEAMYKKDEASKAGGASDAGKKDKKDDDVIDAEVE; this is translated from the coding sequence ATGGGAAAAGTAATAGGAATAGATTTAGGAACAACAAACTCATGTGTTGCTGTATATGAACACGGAGATAGCAAAGTAATACCAAATAAAGAAGGAAAAAATACAACCCCTTCAATCGTGGCATTTACAGATAAAGATGAAGTATTAGTAGGGGATACTGCAAAAAGACAAGCCGTTACCAATCCAAAAAGAACCATTTATTCTATCAAAAGAATTATGGGTTTGATGAGTGATGAAGAAAAAGCAGAAGAAGCGAAAAAAAGACTTCCTTACGAAATCGTCAATAGAAATGGTGCGTGTGCAATCGAAGTAGACGGTAAAGTCTATACTCCACAAGAAATCAGTGCAAAAGTATTGATGAAATTAAAAGAAGATGCGGAATCTTACTTCGGTGAAGAAGTGACCGATGCGGTAATTACCGTACCAGCATATTTTAATGACTCACAAAGAAAAGCGACACAAGAAGCAGGTACAATTGCAGGCTTGAATGTGTTGAGAATCATCAACGAACCAACCAGTGCGGCACTTTCTTATGGTCTTGAGAAAAAAGAAGCTGAAAAAATCGTCGTTTACGATCTTGGTGGTGGTACCTTTGATGTCACGGTTCTAGAAACCGGTGATAGTGTTGTTGAAGTATTGGCAACCGGTGGTGATGCATTCTTAGGTGGTGATGATTTTGATAACCGCTTGATTGATTATTTGGCTAGCGAATTCAAAAATGAAAATGGAATCGATTTAAAACAAGATGTGATGGCGTTGCAACGACTAAAAGAAGCTGCTGAAAATGCAAAAAAAGAGCTATCAAGTTCAACAGAAACAGAAGTCAACTTGCCATTTATCACAGCAGATGCATCCGGTCCAAAACACTTAGTGAAAAAAATCACAAGAGCGAAATTTGAATCAATGATTGAAGACCTTGTTGAAGAGACCATTACAAAAATCCAAGAAGTTGTCAAAGAATCAGGATTAGACAAAAATGAAGTCAAAGAGATCGTATTAGTCGGTGGTAGTACACGTGTACCATTGGTTCAAGAAAAAGTTAAAGCATTTTTTGGCAAAGATTTGAACAAATCTGTAAACCCTGATGAAGTCGTTGCTATTGGTGCAGCAATCCAAGGTGCTGTTATCCGTGGTGATGTTAAAGATGTGCTATTGCTTGATGTGACTCCATTGAGTTTGGGAATTGAAACATTGGGTGGCGTGATGACGAAGTTGATCGAGAAAGGAACCACAATACCGGTGAAAAAAACACAAGTATTTTCAACCGCAGAAGACAATCAATCAGCCGTTACCATTCATGCCCTACAAGGGGAACGAGAATTTGCAAAAGATAATAAATCTTTAGGTCAATTTAATCTTGAAAATATTTCTCCAGCTCCTCGTGGTGTCCCTCAAATCGAAGTGGCCTTTGATATTGATGCCAATGGTATCCTTACTGTCAGTGCTACGGATAAAGCAACCGGTAAAGCCCAAGAAATTAAAATTACCGGTAGTAGCGGATTGGATGAAAAAGAGATCGAAAAAATGGTAAAAGATGCAGAATTGCATAAAGAAGAAGACGAAAAAAGAAAAGTAGCAGTAGAAGCTAGAAATCAAGCCGATGCCCTAGCACATCAAACAGAAAAATCTCTCAGTGAAATGGGTGATGCCGTTGATGCAGGTGAAAAAGCGAAAATTGAAGCGGCATTAAAAGACCTCAAAGACGTCTTGGCTAATGATTCAGCGACAAAAGAGCAAATCGATGAAAAAGTCAAAGCCTTGACTGAAGTCAGCCACAAATTAGCAGAAGCAATGTACAAAAAAGATGAAGCTTCTAAAGCAGGTGGTGCGAGTGATGCTGGCAAAAAAGATAAAAAAGATGATGACGTCATCGACGCAGAAGTAGAATAA
- a CDS encoding helix-turn-helix transcriptional regulator, giving the protein MKTNDIFNLLHNAVESKFLGKKISQREMADRLGISMRTYQDWRLGNSQPQAATAIFKMLSELDDDEVLRITKRIRNGLNQEGK; this is encoded by the coding sequence ATGAAAACTAATGATATATTTAATCTCCTTCATAATGCCGTAGAATCAAAATTCTTAGGAAAAAAGATTAGCCAACGTGAGATGGCAGATCGTCTTGGCATTTCTATGCGGACATATCAAGATTGGCGATTGGGAAATTCTCAACCCCAAGCGGCCACTGCCATATTTAAAATGTTGAGTGAACTTGATGACGATGAAGTGTTAAGAATCACCAAGCGTATCCGAAACGGTCTCAATCAGGAGGGAAAATGA
- a CDS encoding DUF6394 family protein, translating to MNLEKVRAGFFIILAMTLNFGFFYGDIDSIAHHDKYELLAAIVINLIATILKLGDRTQMGSVLLATSLVADIQLITAATIWTIATYNQVMGSHVSVLIVSLSGGALLANITSVILYVGDTVKSKR from the coding sequence ATGAATTTAGAAAAAGTAAGAGCGGGATTTTTTATAATCCTGGCCATGACATTAAATTTTGGTTTTTTTTATGGGGATATTGATTCCATTGCCCATCATGATAAGTATGAACTTCTCGCCGCCATTGTTATCAATCTGATTGCCACCATCCTCAAGTTAGGAGATCGAACACAGATGGGCTCTGTCTTATTGGCGACTTCATTAGTCGCAGATATACAACTTATCACAGCGGCGACGATATGGACTATTGCGACTTATAATCAAGTCATGGGATCTCATGTTTCTGTTCTCATTGTCTCTTTATCAGGAGGCGCATTGCTTGCTAATATCACGTCTGTTATTTTGTACGTAGGTGATACTGTAAAGTCCAAAAGGTAA
- the flhA gene encoding flagellar biosynthesis protein FlhA — MKQNRNKIFSSLTPILGPILRAKDLTMVVMIIAILAIIIIPLPSPVLDFFLTISLSVSVLIILIALYIPRPTDLTTFPTLILIITLYRLSLNIATTRMILSNGHKGPDAVSQIISSFGEFVVGGNYVIGIIVFSILVLINFMVITKGSTRVAEVAARFTLDAMPGKQMAIDADLNAGLIDEKTARERREDILQEASFYGAMDGSSKFVKGDAIAGIIITIINIIGGFLIGAFQYNLDLATSAKTYTILTIGDGLVSQLPALISSTATGIIITRANKDDQNFATGAIDQLFGDYKTLFIVGFILVLFALVPGLPTISLSLVGAIFLTLGYIMKRTVEEGFSIGNLFPKEQKTPKEAANAAPTPSVPKKTKQELKEEEEKALDEILKLEILELDLGYQLIKLADPSQGGDLLDRIKSMRRKIATDYGYIIPQVRIRDNLHLKSTQYQLLLKGVEIGSGEILPDKFLAMDSGLVADDIQGIPTKEPAFGLDALWIDADKKEDAIIKGYTTIDPSTVISTHLSELIKKYSEELLTRQDVQALIDKTKENYAVVVEDCMKVASIGLIQKVLKALLHERIPIKDMLTILETISDVAEITRNVDIIVEQVRAKLSRIITKLYKDDEGVIKLLTFNAQTEQKLLDAVHDRDGVRDLILNIGQINQLVQVISEEAGKVLQKGIAPVVIVVDPLLRKSLNDIFEKFNLDVVVLSHAEIDSNAKFEVLGAIEIENL; from the coding sequence TTGAAACAAAATAGAAATAAAATATTTTCTAGCTTAACACCTATATTAGGACCAATCCTTCGAGCCAAAGATCTCACTATGGTCGTAATGATTATCGCTATTTTGGCGATTATTATCATCCCGCTACCTAGCCCTGTACTGGATTTTTTTCTTACCATCTCTTTATCTGTATCGGTTTTAATTATCTTAATTGCACTCTATATCCCAAGACCGACGGATTTGACCACCTTCCCTACTTTGATTCTTATCATTACGCTGTATCGATTGTCTCTGAATATCGCGACGACTAGGATGATTTTGAGCAATGGACACAAAGGACCTGATGCAGTGAGTCAAATCATCTCTAGTTTTGGAGAATTTGTTGTCGGTGGTAACTATGTCATTGGAATTATCGTTTTTTCCATTTTGGTACTCATCAACTTTATGGTTATCACCAAAGGTTCCACCAGAGTTGCTGAAGTCGCTGCACGATTTACACTCGATGCCATGCCTGGAAAACAAATGGCGATTGATGCGGATCTCAATGCCGGATTGATTGATGAAAAAACGGCACGAGAACGTCGTGAAGATATCCTGCAAGAGGCGAGTTTTTATGGGGCGATGGATGGGTCTAGTAAATTTGTAAAAGGTGATGCCATCGCCGGAATCATCATCACGATTATTAATATTATCGGAGGATTTTTAATCGGAGCCTTTCAGTATAACCTAGACTTAGCGACCAGCGCCAAAACCTATACGATTTTGACCATTGGAGATGGGTTGGTCTCCCAATTACCAGCATTGATTAGCTCCACCGCTACGGGTATCATCATCACACGCGCTAATAAAGATGACCAAAACTTTGCTACTGGCGCCATCGATCAACTATTTGGAGATTACAAAACACTGTTTATTGTAGGCTTCATCTTGGTACTTTTTGCATTGGTCCCCGGTCTTCCTACGATATCTTTGAGCCTTGTCGGTGCTATATTTTTAACACTGGGCTATATCATGAAGCGTACCGTTGAAGAGGGATTTTCTATCGGAAACCTCTTTCCAAAAGAACAAAAAACACCTAAAGAAGCAGCCAATGCCGCACCAACGCCAAGTGTACCAAAGAAGACAAAACAAGAGCTAAAAGAGGAAGAAGAAAAAGCCTTGGATGAGATTTTAAAACTCGAGATTTTAGAGCTTGACCTTGGCTATCAATTAATCAAACTCGCTGATCCTTCGCAAGGTGGAGATTTATTGGATAGAATCAAAAGTATGAGACGCAAAATTGCCACCGATTATGGTTATATTATCCCACAAGTGAGAATTCGAGACAATTTGCATCTCAAATCAACGCAATATCAACTCTTGCTCAAAGGAGTAGAGATAGGCAGTGGCGAAATTTTACCTGACAAATTTCTTGCGATGGATAGCGGATTGGTTGCGGATGACATTCAAGGAATCCCAACAAAAGAGCCAGCTTTTGGACTGGATGCTTTGTGGATTGATGCCGATAAAAAAGAGGATGCCATTATCAAAGGCTATACAACAATAGATCCCTCTACGGTTATCTCCACGCACCTGAGTGAATTAATCAAAAAATACTCAGAAGAACTCTTGACCAGACAAGATGTCCAGGCACTCATCGATAAGACAAAAGAAAATTATGCCGTTGTAGTCGAAGATTGCATGAAAGTTGCCAGTATTGGTCTCATACAAAAGGTGCTCAAAGCACTCTTACATGAGCGCATTCCCATCAAAGACATGCTTACAATTTTAGAAACAATTAGTGATGTTGCAGAAATCACGAGAAATGTCGATATCATCGTCGAACAAGTTCGGGCCAAACTCTCACGAATCATCACCAAACTCTATAAAGATGATGAGGGTGTCATCAAATTGTTGACCTTTAATGCACAAACCGAACAAAAGCTATTGGATGCGGTTCATGATAGAGATGGCGTACGTGATCTTATCTTGAATATCGGACAAATCAACCAATTGGTTCAAGTTATCAGTGAAGAGGCAGGAAAGGTCTTGCAAAAAGGCATCGCTCCTGTTGTGATTGTCGTCGATCCATTACTACGCAAATCGCTCAATGATATCTTTGAAAAATTCAACCTCGATGTGGTTGTCTTAAGCCACGCAGAAATCGACTCAAATGCGAAATTTGAAGTATTAGGAGCCATTGAAATTGAAAATTTATAA
- the rpsO gene encoding 30S ribosomal protein S15: protein MALGSAEKLEIVSKFGRNEGDTGSPEVQIAILSKRILDLTEHLKINKKDHSSRLGLLKLVGQRKRLMRYLKKTNFTKYTEIVKELSIRDK from the coding sequence ATGGCTTTAGGTTCGGCGGAAAAGTTAGAAATCGTCAGCAAATTTGGAAGAAACGAGGGTGACACTGGTTCCCCTGAGGTGCAAATCGCAATATTATCAAAAAGAATTTTAGATTTAACAGAACATCTAAAAATCAACAAAAAAGATCACTCATCACGATTGGGTCTATTGAAACTTGTTGGACAAAGAAAACGATTGATGCGATATCTTAAAAAGACGAATTTTACGAAATACACAGAAATAGTTAAAGAACTGTCAATCCGAGACAAATAA
- a CDS encoding RrF2 family transcriptional regulator: MLLTKASEYALLSLIIIAKKNSPQDVETLSTELAISKSFLAKILQALAKNGILKSFKGTKGGFLLAKDAEHLTLKDIIEAAEKRPTKVFECSTPESQCPSGKDEFCKILPVLTKLQKKIDHFLDDLTLKDIIES, translated from the coding sequence ATGTTATTAACAAAAGCCAGTGAATATGCATTATTGTCTTTGATAATCATTGCCAAGAAAAATTCACCACAAGATGTGGAAACATTATCTACCGAACTTGCTATTTCAAAAAGTTTTTTGGCTAAAATACTACAAGCATTAGCAAAAAATGGAATATTAAAATCTTTTAAAGGAACAAAAGGTGGTTTTCTATTGGCAAAAGATGCCGAACATCTGACGCTTAAGGACATCATAGAGGCTGCAGAAAAGCGGCCAACAAAGGTCTTTGAGTGTTCGACACCAGAATCACAATGTCCCAGTGGCAAAGATGAATTTTGCAAGATTTTACCCGTTTTGACCAAGTTACAGAAAAAAATCGATCATTTTTTAGATGATTTGACGCTTAAAGATATTATAGAAAGTTAA
- the grpE gene encoding nucleotide exchange factor GrpE, whose amino-acid sequence MDSEKDKQEEIIQDEEQLETTETENTTEEVEEKEEQEDEVTQLKNKILELEDQHLRLTADFDNIRKRMEKEKLMAIAYAHETFARDLLPIIDALEMAKNSSEAEENQNSDELLNKIKEGIDLTIEQFKKTFEKHGVELVDMSGEFDPNFHEAVMQLESEEKKSGEILEVFQKGYKIKDRVLRPAMVSIAK is encoded by the coding sequence ATGGATTCGGAAAAAGATAAGCAAGAAGAGATTATTCAAGATGAAGAACAATTAGAGACAACAGAAACAGAAAATACGACAGAAGAAGTGGAAGAAAAAGAAGAGCAAGAAGATGAAGTGACGCAACTAAAGAATAAAATTCTGGAATTGGAAGATCAACATCTTCGATTGACTGCTGATTTTGACAATATAAGAAAAAGAATGGAAAAAGAAAAGTTGATGGCAATTGCTTATGCTCATGAGACTTTTGCAAGAGATTTGTTACCGATTATTGATGCCTTGGAAATGGCGAAAAATTCTAGTGAAGCAGAAGAAAATCAAAATAGTGATGAGTTACTGAATAAAATCAAGGAGGGAATAGATTTAACCATAGAACAATTTAAAAAGACCTTTGAAAAACATGGTGTTGAATTGGTCGATATGAGTGGGGAATTTGATCCAAATTTTCATGAAGCTGTCATGCAGTTAGAGAGTGAAGAGAAAAAATCCGGAGAGATATTAGAAGTATTTCAAAAAGGATATAAGATAAAAGATAGAGTGCTTCGTCCAGCAATGGTCAGCATCGCAAAATAA
- a CDS encoding HrcA family transcriptional regulator translates to MKISKRDVILESIIKEYLKSKSPIGSSELKGRMRLDISPSTIRIYFKQLSQEGALIQLHVSSGRIPTQSALKEYWLNRINPEDSIMIEDIDKIQNAIRDYGLYCIVKKNKNDTFNELMKVNGRFLILVFDEDEIVLKYHPKIEKFLSSLVGCSMQDLSHIASAVGLYELRHKLEMIFSSSSLLKEGKDELYKIAEELHNEEFIDKIIEPGFFDSLNIGVYFDGFVPNGCMAVKRNANMNNDDLQMFCLGKLDSDFEGFFKNAKE, encoded by the coding sequence GTGAAGATATCCAAAAGAGATGTAATTTTAGAATCGATAATCAAAGAGTACTTGAAATCAAAAAGTCCTATTGGTTCGAGTGAATTAAAAGGTCGTATGAGACTGGATATTTCGCCATCGACGATTCGAATCTATTTCAAACAACTCTCTCAAGAGGGTGCATTGATACAATTGCATGTCAGTAGTGGTAGAATCCCAACACAGAGTGCTTTAAAAGAGTATTGGCTGAATCGTATTAATCCAGAAGATTCCATCATGATAGAAGATATTGACAAGATACAAAATGCAATCCGTGATTATGGTTTGTATTGTATTGTCAAAAAAAACAAAAATGACACTTTTAATGAGTTGATGAAAGTCAATGGAAGATTTTTGATTTTGGTTTTTGATGAAGATGAGATTGTTTTGAAATATCATCCCAAAATTGAAAAGTTTCTAAGCAGTCTAGTCGGATGTAGTATGCAAGATTTGAGTCATATTGCTTCTGCGGTTGGATTGTACGAATTGCGACATAAATTGGAAATGATTTTTTCAAGTTCGTCCCTCCTAAAAGAGGGCAAAGATGAATTATACAAAATTGCAGAAGAGCTTCATAACGAAGAGTTTATCGATAAAATCATAGAACCAGGATTTTTTGATTCTTTGAATATTGGAGTTTATTTTGATGGTTTTGTTCCCAATGGCTGTATGGCTGTCAAGCGCAATGCCAATATGAATAATGATGACTTACAAATGTTTTGTCTAGGAAAACTAGACAGTGACTTTGAAGGTTTTTTTAAAAATGCAAAGGAGTAA
- a CDS encoding potassium channel family protein codes for MEMKNSSLFLILQKMRVPFIVLIIAYTVAIIGLVSIDGVTSDGKIYHMSIFDAFYFVTYTATTIGFGETPYVFTYPQRIWVSMLIYITVIGWFYSIGSIISLVQDKILIKELARARFKKQIKNLKEDFFIILGFNSTTRKIIEKSLKKGFRVVVIERNEERVNELLLEAYTPIVPVIQADIYDPVALEISGIKSRYCKGLVSLFEDDNLNLRIAITCKLTNPNVPLAIKSTTENLTENLSDVGVEIIENPFSIISNHLHLSLNSPSIYQIEKWVYNIDTLEKDPIKLPRGKYIICGYGRMGKKLYHVLEENKIEATFIEIDINQLKNPNKRGVVIGDADDRDMLKDQGIEEAVVIIAGTNDDTTNLSLLSTAKKLNPNIITIARENELENYSIFQYSKIDYVYMLSKILIHKTVNALINPMSDKFLILLKKQNEAFGANLIRQIMDLIGANPKIFELIIDANQAHAIVNALHVGHPILLDYLLRRRDDRVLKNSVITLLLQRGNKFHLLPHTQMLLKEGDKLLFAASYEASQDVEYIAQNIHELEYISNNFEEF; via the coding sequence ATGGAAATGAAGAATAGTTCTTTGTTTTTAATCTTGCAGAAGATGCGCGTGCCATTTATCGTGCTCATCATTGCTTATACTGTGGCAATCATTGGACTGGTCTCGATTGATGGGGTCACGAGTGATGGCAAAATATATCATATGAGCATCTTCGATGCCTTTTACTTTGTCACTTATACGGCTACTACCATAGGTTTTGGTGAGACCCCTTATGTTTTTACATATCCTCAGAGAATTTGGGTCTCGATGCTCATTTATATCACCGTCATTGGATGGTTTTATAGTATTGGTAGCATTATCTCACTCGTACAAGATAAAATCCTCATCAAAGAACTCGCACGAGCACGTTTCAAAAAACAGATCAAAAACCTCAAAGAAGATTTCTTTATTATTTTAGGCTTTAATAGCACCACACGTAAAATCATAGAAAAATCTTTAAAAAAGGGATTTCGTGTCGTCGTAATCGAACGAAATGAAGAGCGGGTCAATGAGCTCCTCTTGGAAGCATACACGCCCATTGTCCCCGTGATTCAAGCTGATATTTATGATCCTGTCGCACTGGAAATATCAGGTATCAAATCACGCTATTGTAAAGGGCTTGTCTCTTTATTTGAAGATGACAACTTAAATCTCAGAATTGCAATCACCTGTAAACTCACCAACCCCAATGTGCCTCTTGCCATCAAGTCAACCACAGAAAATCTCACGGAAAACCTTTCGGATGTGGGTGTTGAGATTATTGAAAATCCCTTTAGTATTATCTCAAATCATCTCCATTTAAGCCTCAATTCGCCCTCTATTTATCAAATTGAAAAATGGGTTTACAATATCGATACCTTAGAAAAAGATCCAATAAAATTACCAAGAGGCAAATACATCATCTGCGGATACGGTAGAATGGGGAAAAAACTCTACCATGTTTTAGAAGAAAATAAAATAGAAGCCACTTTTATAGAGATTGATATCAACCAACTTAAAAACCCCAACAAAAGAGGCGTCGTCATTGGCGATGCAGATGATAGAGACATGCTCAAAGACCAAGGCATTGAAGAGGCTGTCGTCATCATTGCGGGCACCAACGATGATACGACCAATCTCTCACTGTTATCAACGGCTAAGAAATTAAACCCTAATATCATCACCATTGCGAGAGAAAATGAACTTGAAAATTACTCAATCTTTCAATATTCAAAGATTGATTATGTCTATATGCTCTCCAAAATTCTGATACATAAAACCGTCAATGCATTAATCAATCCGATGTCTGACAAATTTTTAATCCTTTTGAAAAAGCAAAATGAAGCTTTTGGGGCAAATTTAATCAGACAGATTATGGATTTAATCGGTGCAAATCCAAAGATTTTTGAACTCATCATCGATGCAAATCAAGCCCATGCAATCGTCAACGCCCTTCATGTGGGGCATCCAATTTTGCTCGATTATCTCTTAAGAAGACGCGATGATAGAGTGCTTAAAAATAGCGTGATAACACTGCTCCTACAAAGGGGAAATAAATTTCATTTGCTTCCTCATACGCAAATGCTTTTAAAAGAGGGAGATAAACTCCTCTTTGCTGCGTCCTATGAAGCAAGTCAAGATGTTGAATACATTGCACAAAATATTCATGAACTCGAATATATCAGCAACAATTTTGAAGAATTTTAG
- a CDS encoding DHH family phosphoesterase: MDYKLYHLSHTDLDGYGCQMVTRRYFDSVTFYNSNYGREINERFNQIFADIQNDGFEKNIILITDLNLTPEQAKEFDSKIMNTQENIMILLLDHHKSGQDCAQEFDWYYLDDTRCATKITYDFFSKLYGRDEKLNKFVNVVNAVDIWLEDKAEFELGKVCLGLVSGAKEINRIMFPKENSQYIFELLTKIQPYFDYEDPHIVLDENIHKIKKEILMQDKNDTLSNLISEYNVKMLNKNKEFMKIEYDGHLGILTYNIGNVSVIGNAFLKANPNFDFFMDVTSKKTISLRADGKIDVSKMAAKIANGGGHANASGGLLGGFKDGFVYEGIRSQIMNLITKKLGGKNAR, from the coding sequence ATGGATTATAAGCTATATCACCTCTCACATACAGACTTGGACGGTTATGGGTGTCAAATGGTCACACGAAGATATTTTGACTCCGTCACCTTTTATAACTCAAATTATGGTAGAGAAATCAACGAAAGATTCAATCAAATCTTTGCCGATATTCAAAATGATGGTTTTGAAAAAAATATCATCTTAATCACAGATTTAAATCTCACGCCTGAGCAAGCCAAAGAGTTTGACTCCAAGATTATGAATACGCAAGAAAACATCATGATCTTATTACTTGACCATCATAAATCAGGTCAAGATTGCGCGCAAGAGTTTGATTGGTATTATCTTGATGATACAAGATGTGCGACTAAAATCACTTATGATTTCTTTTCTAAGTTATATGGCCGTGATGAGAAGCTCAACAAATTTGTCAATGTCGTCAATGCTGTGGATATATGGCTCGAAGATAAAGCAGAATTTGAGCTAGGAAAAGTCTGCTTGGGATTGGTCAGTGGAGCAAAAGAAATCAACCGTATTATGTTCCCCAAAGAAAACAGCCAATACATATTTGAACTGCTTACCAAGATACAGCCCTACTTTGATTATGAAGACCCGCACATTGTTTTGGATGAAAATATACATAAAATCAAAAAAGAAATCCTCATGCAAGATAAAAACGACACATTAAGTAATCTAATTTCCGAATATAATGTTAAAATGTTGAACAAGAATAAAGAGTTCATGAAAATTGAATACGATGGGCATCTAGGAATCTTGACCTATAACATCGGAAACGTCTCTGTTATTGGCAATGCATTTCTAAAAGCCAATCCAAATTTTGATTTTTTCATGGATGTGACATCTAAAAAAACCATCAGTTTGAGAGCTGATGGCAAAATCGATGTCAGTAAGATGGCAGCAAAAATAGCCAACGGTGGGGGGCATGCAAATGCTAGCGGCGGTTTATTGGGCGGATTCAAAGACGGTTTTGTCTATGAAGGAATCAGAAGCCAAATCATGAATTTGATAACAAAAAAACTAGGAGGGAAAAATGCAAGATAA